The window CCGTGTAACCGAACATCCTCTCCGCCGCGCCGTTCCAGGATGTAACCAGGCCGGCGCTGTTCATCATCACCACGGCGTCCTGGGCGGCTTCGTTTATCAGACGGAATTTCTCCTCGCTGGCCTTCAGCTCCTCCTCGGCGCGTTTGCGTTCGGACAGGTCCATGACGACACCCACAAACCCGGCGAACTTTCCGCTCTCGTCATAAATGGAGCCTATCGAAAGGTTCGCGTCCAGCTCGGCCCCGGATTTGGTGAGCGCCTTCGTCTCGATATTTATTATGGCTCCCCCGGCCCCCACCAGCTCCAGATGGGCCATGAAAGACTCCATCAGGTGCGGCGGCAACGAAGGCGCCGGTTTGCCCAAAACTTCTTTCCCGCGCCAGCCGAAAAGGGTTTCCGCCGCCGGGTTCCACAAGGTTGTGTTCCCCTGGGCGTCCACCACTATTATCGCCACCGGGGAGGAGGTCAAGATGGTCTCCAGCATGGCGCCCAGCTTGCGCCGGTCTTCGGCCATCCTTCTCCTGAAAATGAAATTCCCCAGGTGGGAGGCCACGGCGCCGATAAGCTCAACCTCTTCGGCCAGGAAAGGCCCCTCGCCCTCGCCGGGAGAGCTTTTGGTGTAAAAGACCTCAAACCTTCCCCTTGGTTCGCCCATAAGCCTGAGGTCCGTGGAGACGGACCATTCAGTTTCGTCGAAATTTTCCGTTTTGTATTCCACCCCGTCCAAAATAATCCTGCCGCAGGTTATCCTGGGGTATTGCATGGCGTCGCAAACGCGTTTTACCGCCATCCGCAATACCGTGTCCACATCCAACTCGTTGGAGGAAACCAGGTTGGCCACATCGTACAGGCATTTGGACTCTTTTATGCGCAGGTTCAGGTTATGCACCAGCCTCTGCATTTCCTTCTCGGCCCTTCTTTGCGCGTTCCGCACGCTGGCGTTGGTAAGCTCCCGTTTGATGGCTGGCACAAGATGGATCAGATTGCCCTTGTTAACGAAATCATGGGCCCCGGCGCGCATCCCCTCCACAGCCGCTTTTTCGCTTATGATGCCTGAGACAATGATGAACGGCAGGTCGATGCCGGTGGATTTTAGCAGTTTAAGCGCCCTGAAAGAATCGAACCTGGGCATGGAATGGTCGCACAAAACAAGGTCCCACTCTTTTTCTTCGAGGGCATGGCGAAACCCCTCCTCGGTACACACATTGGTGTAATCCAGGTCATAACCGGAGTGAGTGAGGGTGTGGAGGAGCATCTTGACATCATCCTCCATATCCTCCACTATAATCACCCGCAGGCTTTCACCCATCTGCGATCACCTTTTAATAGTTCACGGAAGGCCCAGCCATGCACAGCTTCTTTATAGCGGCTTTTGAAGTTATCATATCAATATTTTACCAGTTAACCAACGCGGCATTTATTCAACCGGCGGACTGGTAGTGTCTCAGTTTAAAAGTACTGGGGAGGTACTTTACTTACGCCTGGAATGACAATATAAAAGCCGTTGATAACATTGTCATCCCGGGCGAAGCGCAAGCGAAGTGAAGGATCTGTCTATTATTTGGTATTCAAACTGGGACACCACCGGCAGTCTATTGGCATTAAAAATGATTCTGTTACAACATGTACTCTTTTATCCCAATAATGGTGTATTATATGGATGTTTACAGGGTATGTTTTCCGGGAACCGGGGGCGCGCCACTGGATTGTGGCGCGGTTCTATGCCGATAGTGAGGGGATTATTTGGCGATGTCATCTGAAAATACTGGGGAGAACTTTGTCTCCTTAAACGCGGAAACTGACGACCTGGAGGCTTTCCTTGAGAACAAGGCCCGCATGGAGGCGCTGTTCAAGGAGAAGTTCACCAAGAACCTGGCCGTGATGTTCACCGACGTAAAAGACTCCACCTCCATCACCGAAACCGAGGGGGACCTTTCCGCCCGCATGCTCATCAAGCATCATAACGACATCCTTTTCGCCGCCATTAAGGAGCATGGCGGCACGCTGGTGAAAACCATCGGCGACGGGACAATGTCGTACTTCGAAAACCCTCAGGATGGTTTGCGGGCGGCGCGGGACATCCAGATCCGGATAGACCGGTTCAACCTGGA of the Nitrospinota bacterium genome contains:
- a CDS encoding PAS domain S-box protein, with the translated sequence MGESLRVIIVEDMEDDVKMLLHTLTHSGYDLDYTNVCTEEGFRHALEEKEWDLVLCDHSMPRFDSFRALKLLKSTGIDLPFIIVSGIISEKAAVEGMRAGAHDFVNKGNLIHLVPAIKRELTNASVRNAQRRAEKEMQRLVHNLNLRIKESKCLYDVANLVSSNELDVDTVLRMAVKRVCDAMQYPRITCGRIILDGVEYKTENFDETEWSVSTDLRLMGEPRGRFEVFYTKSSPGEGEGPFLAEEVELIGAVASHLGNFIFRRRMAEDRRKLGAMLETILTSSPVAIIVVDAQGNTTLWNPAAETLFGWRGKEVLGKPAPSLPPHLMESFMAHLELVGAGGAIINIETKALTKSGAELDANLSIGSIYDESGKFAGFVGVVMDLSERKRAEEELKASEEKFRLINEAAQDAVVMMNSAGLVTSWNGAAERMFGYTAAEAMGNKIEDLIVPPDMRGKHEAGMENYQRTGIGPLIGKLVEVPARKKDGAVFPCELALSSVKIRGELWALGIVRDITARKQSERMLLQSEKMASIGQLAAGIAHEINNPISYVNANNSYLRRDLEKIFSIVEKESRGEDPVADMSGELRKLKNECLEMLDESEDGTKRVIGIVKDLKTFTRISEEQWEVYDIHAILDGSLNIARNEIKYKAEVIKEYNAVSPHVECIPAQLGQVFLNILINAAQAMDGRGSITIRTGEEAENMFVEISDTGNGMPQETLNRVFEPFFTTKPQGVGTGLGLSIVYGIVQKHNGSITAQSEVGKGTTFRITLPFNRREQA